One Pleurodeles waltl isolate 20211129_DDA chromosome 3_2, aPleWal1.hap1.20221129, whole genome shotgun sequence genomic window carries:
- the LOC138286688 gene encoding tubulin alpha-1D chain-like isoform X1 — protein MRECISVHVGQAGVQIGNACWELYCLEHGIQPDGQMPSDKTIGGGDDSFNTFFSETGAGKHVPRAVFVDLEPTVIDEVRTGTYRQLFHPEQLITGKEDAANNYARGHYTIGKEIIDLVLDRTRKLADQCTGLQGFLIFHSFGGGTGSGFTSLLMERLSVDYGKKSKLEFSIYPAPQISTAVVEPYNAILTTHTTLEHSDCAFMVDNEAIYDICRRNLDIERPTYTNLNRLIGQIVSSITASLRFDGALNVDLTEFQTNLVPYPRIHFPLATYAPVISAEKAYHEQLSVSEITNACFEPANQMVKCDPRHGKYMACCLLYRGDVVPKDVNASIATIKTKRTIQFVDWCPTGFKVGINYQPPTVVPGGDLAKVQRAVCMLSNTTAIAEAWARLDHKFDLMYAKRAFVHWYVGEGMEEGEFSEAREDMAALEKDYEEVGTDSVEGEGEEEEGEEY, from the exons ATG CGTGAGTGTATTTCAGTCCACGTCGGCCAGGCCGGAGTCCAGATTGGCaatgcctgctgggagctgtaCTGCCTGGAGCATGGCATCCAGCCGGACGGACAGATGCCCAGCGACAAGACCATCGGGGGAGGCGACGACTCTTTCAACACCTTCTTCAGCGAGACTGGGGCCGGGAAACACGTGCCCCGGGCCGTCTTTGTGGACCTGGAGCCCACAGTGATCG ATGAGGTCCGGACGGGCACGTACCGCCAGCTCTTCCACCCCGAGCAGCTCATCACTGGCAAGGAAGATGCTGCCAACAACTACGCCCGTGGGCACTACACCATCGGCAAGGAGATCATCGACCTGGTGCTGGACCGGACTCGGAAACTG GCTGACCAGTGCACTGGACTCCAAGGTTTCCTCATCTTCCACAGCTTCGGTGGTGGCACCGGCTCTGGTTTCACCTCCTTGCTGATGGAACGTCTGTCTGTTGACTACGGCAAGAAGTCCAAGCTGGAATTCTCCATCTACCCAGCTCCGCAGATCTCCACCGCTGTGGTTGAGCCCTACAATGCCATCCTGACCACTCACACCACCCTGGAGCATTCGGACTGCGCCTTCATGGTGGACAACGAGGCCATCTACGACATCTGCAGAAGGAACCTGGACATTGAGCGTCCGACCTACACCAACCTCAACCGCCTGATCGGCCAGATTGTGTCCTCCATCACAGCCTCTCTCCGGTTCGATGGTGCCCTCAATGTTGACCTCACAGAGTTCCAGACCAACTTGGTGCCCTATCCCCGTATTCACTTCCCCTTGGCCACCTATGCCCCTGTGATCTCTGCAGAGAAAGCCTACCATGAGCAGCTTTCAGTCTCCGAGATCACCAATGCTTGCTTTGAGCCCGCAAACCAGATGGTGAAATGTGACCCGCGCCACGGTAAGTACATGGCTTGCTGCCTGCTATACCGTGGCGATGTGGTGCCCAAAGATGTAAACGCTTCAATAGCAACCATCAAGACCAAACGTACCATCCAGTTTGTAGACTGGTGCCCAACTGGTTTCAAAGTTGGTATTAACTACCAGCCTCCCACTGTGGTGCCCGGTGGGGATCTGGCCAAGGTGCAGCGTGCGGTGTGTATGTTGAGCAACACCACAGCCATCGCTGAGGCCTGGGCTCGCTTGGACCACAAGTTTGACCTGATGTATGCGAAGCGAGCCTTTGTCCACTGGTATGTAGGTGAGGGGATGGAGGAAGGAGAGTTCTCCGAGGCCCGGGAGGACATGGCCGCCCTGGAGAAGGATTATGAAGAGGTGGGAACCGACAgcgtggaaggagagggagaggaagaggagggtgaggaGTATTAA
- the LOC138286688 gene encoding tubulin alpha-1D chain-like isoform X2 gives MEPTVINEVRTGTYRQLFHPEQLITGKEDAANNYARGHYTIGKEIIDLVLDRTRKLADQCTGLQGFLIFHSFGGGTGSGFTSLLMERLSVDYGKKSKLEFSIYPAPQISTAVVEPYNAILTTHTTLEHSDCAFMVDNEAIYDICRRNLDIERPTYTNLNRLIGQIVSSITASLRFDGALNVDLTEFQTNLVPYPRIHFPLATYAPVISAEKAYHEQLSVSEITNACFEPANQMVKCDPRHGKYMACCLLYRGDVVPKDVNASIATIKTKRTIQFVDWCPTGFKVGINYQPPTVVPGGDLAKVQRAVCMLSNTTAIAEAWARLDHKFDLMYAKRAFVHWYVGEGMEEGEFSEAREDMAALEKDYEEVGTDSVEGEGEEEEGEEY, from the exons ATGGAGCCCACGGTGATCA ATGAGGTCCGGACGGGCACGTACCGCCAGCTCTTCCACCCCGAGCAGCTCATCACTGGCAAGGAAGATGCTGCCAACAACTACGCCCGTGGGCACTACACCATCGGCAAGGAGATCATCGACCTGGTGCTGGACCGGACTCGGAAACTG GCTGACCAGTGCACTGGACTCCAAGGTTTCCTCATCTTCCACAGCTTCGGTGGTGGCACCGGCTCTGGTTTCACCTCCTTGCTGATGGAACGTCTGTCTGTTGACTACGGCAAGAAGTCCAAGCTGGAATTCTCCATCTACCCAGCTCCGCAGATCTCCACCGCTGTGGTTGAGCCCTACAATGCCATCCTGACCACTCACACCACCCTGGAGCATTCGGACTGCGCCTTCATGGTGGACAACGAGGCCATCTACGACATCTGCAGAAGGAACCTGGACATTGAGCGTCCGACCTACACCAACCTCAACCGCCTGATCGGCCAGATTGTGTCCTCCATCACAGCCTCTCTCCGGTTCGATGGTGCCCTCAATGTTGACCTCACAGAGTTCCAGACCAACTTGGTGCCCTATCCCCGTATTCACTTCCCCTTGGCCACCTATGCCCCTGTGATCTCTGCAGAGAAAGCCTACCATGAGCAGCTTTCAGTCTCCGAGATCACCAATGCTTGCTTTGAGCCCGCAAACCAGATGGTGAAATGTGACCCGCGCCACGGTAAGTACATGGCTTGCTGCCTGCTATACCGTGGCGATGTGGTGCCCAAAGATGTAAACGCTTCAATAGCAACCATCAAGACCAAACGTACCATCCAGTTTGTAGACTGGTGCCCAACTGGTTTCAAAGTTGGTATTAACTACCAGCCTCCCACTGTGGTGCCCGGTGGGGATCTGGCCAAGGTGCAGCGTGCGGTGTGTATGTTGAGCAACACCACAGCCATCGCTGAGGCCTGGGCTCGCTTGGACCACAAGTTTGACCTGATGTATGCGAAGCGAGCCTTTGTCCACTGGTATGTAGGTGAGGGGATGGAGGAAGGAGAGTTCTCCGAGGCCCGGGAGGACATGGCCGCCCTGGAGAAGGATTATGAAGAGGTGGGAACCGACAgcgtggaaggagagggagaggaagaggagggtgaggaGTATTAA